The nucleotide window CCATTTAAACTCAATCTGTTAGTTGGTAAGTTCAATTTGAATTGTTATAGTCCATTACTAAAAACTAGGGACGGCGTCTCCATCGTGAAAAACATGAACAGAATTGCCAGCAGCAGCTCTTGCTCTTGTACTCCAGGGCCTTCTTGATGTGCACGTTGACCGTTGCAAGGTACTCCTCTGTGCCACACACATTAGCCTCAATGCTATTTATCCGGCAGCCTTGCTCTTCGACGAGCATAGCCATCTGCAGGAACAGGTCACGCACCTCAGTTAGCCTAGCCTCCAGGTCAATCAGCTCCTCATGCCGGCCCTTGATCTCAGACAGAGCATAATTGGACGATCGGCCGTCTGTCTGCAGGCTTTGGGACAGCTCCACCCAGCCCTCGCCCCCTCTTTCCACCAGTTGGTCCAGCTGTTCCCCTGTCACCTTTTTCCCCAAGATGGATGCCTGTCTCTGGAGGCGCCCACGGCACACCTCCTTCTGGTTCTCTTCCGCCAGGTTGTACTCAGACACGGTGACATGGAAGGCCCTGGTGAGGGTGGCATGCTGGGAGCGGGCGATGCGACTTACAGCGGCGTAGGGGCCCTCTTTTTCTTCCAGCTGTTGGCTCAGCTGCCCCAGGTGCTGGAGCCTGGTGTAGAGGGCCTCCCCACGCTTCTGGATCCTCTGGGCGATGGAGTTAGAGTCCTGCTTGAGCGCGGTGAGGTCGTTCACCGCAGTGCTCACCTGCTCATTGTGTTGGACCAGAAGCTCT belongs to Osmerus eperlanus chromosome 8, fOsmEpe2.1, whole genome shotgun sequence and includes:
- the LOC134025161 gene encoding syntaxin-11-like, which codes for MRDRLEHMKSIGEDLDDCDLNEPDLRDPDYDVVTVDICQEAVVFDSSSMDGVLGEAHSIRQEISLLQEEVELLVQHNEQVSTAVNDLTALKQDSNSIAQRIQKRGEALYTRLQHLGQLSQQLEEKEGPYAAVSRIARSQHATLTRAFHVTVSEYNLAEENQKEVCRGRLQRQASILGKKVTGEQLDQLVERGGEGWVELSQSLQTDGRSSNYALSEIKGRHEELIDLEARLTEVRDLFLQMAMLVEEQGCRINSIEANVCGTEEYLATVNVHIKKALEYKSKSCCWQFCSCFSRWRRRP